The Myxococcales bacterium region CATGGCAAACGCCGGCGGCTGGGAGCTCACAGCGCTCGCGCTCTCGCTGAAGGATCGCGTCGCCTTGCCGACAGGCATTCCAAAGGGCGAGATCCATCCGAAGGCGCTCCGCCGGGAGAACATCGTCACCGACGCCGCGCCCCTTGGCGCCGGCGTCGGGGTCAAACTCATGCTCGGCATCGGCGGCATCACGGCCTGCGTGGTGCTTCGCGGACGCTGAGCGAGCTCCGCGAAGGCTCAGCCGTCGGTCGTTGTGGTCGGGCGCATCGTCTCGTGCGCTTGGTCGGGGACTAACTGCCTGAGCTGCCACGCCTGAAGGCGCATCTGCTCATCGGCCGCGTGATAGGAGCCGCGCAGGTACCCGATGACAACGGCCGGGAAGAGAATCATCGCCAAGACGGCCGCGTACAGGTACGCCGTCGTCATGGTCTCGGGGAAGTCGATGACCGGCGAGCGAATGAAGATGCCGCCGTTCGCGTATTGAACGACGTCGGGGAAGAGCCCCAGCATTTCGCCGAACACGCTGAAGGTCCACGCGAGCGCCGCGAGGCTAAGGATGACCGCACGTAGCCACCCGTAGCGGACCATGGCGTAGAGCGATGCGTGCATCGTCAAGAAGCTCGGCACCATCAAGTGAGGACCATAGACGCCGGTGACCCAAAGGCTGGCGCCGACGCCAAAGAGAAACGTGACGAACAGCGGCACGTAGCTCGGGCGCAGGATCGTCACGATGCTGCCGACGAGCGCCCCGCCCCAGAGCGTGTGGGCCGCCAAGAAGATCTTCCAGTCGTGAACCCCAAGCGCCGCCGTAAAGACGGCGTTGACGGAGATGTAGCCGTAGACGATGCCCCCAGCGATGCCAGCGCGCCGGAGGTGCTTGCGCCACATAGCCGCCTGCTCGGCGAGAACCTCCGGTGGCACGTGGCGGGGCGGGTTGGTGAGCAAGCCAACGAGCGTTCGCAGGGCGGTGCGATTCTCCGGGTCGAGGGCCAGCGCTTTGCCAACCTCCCGGAGCGCATGGGCACGACGCGTCCTCTCGTCCGACGATTCACCGACGATCGCGTTGGCCGAGTCGGCCGCGATGATTCGTTCGAGCTCCGCCTGCGCTTCCTCGGCGTGCTTCTTGGAGCTCGCCTTGCGGCCCTCAAGATCACGATCACCGTCAAGGTACGCTTCGATGCGCTCGTGCAGCTCTCGCGCCGTCTGGATGCGCTCGCCGGGGCTGCGACGCGTCGCCGCCACGCAAAGGTCCTCGAGCTCCGGCGGCACCTCGACCTCGGGCGCGCGCTTGCTCGGCCGCGCGTCGATTCCTTCGACGATGCGCCAAAGCACCTCGTATTCGGTCCCGCGGCCGTGGAGCACCTGCAGCGTCAAGAGCTCGAAGAGGACCGCGCCAAGCGCGTAGACGTCGGAGCGACCGTCCACCTCGACGCCCATAGCCTGCTCCGGCGACATCGTGCGGAGGGTGCCGAGGATCGAGCCACTCATGGTGTGCTGGCTCAAGGTCGACACTTGGAGCTCGTCGACGGAGGGCAACTGATCACGCACCGGCGCGACATCGCCTACCTTCGCGATGCCCCAGTCGAGCAGGTACACTTCGCCGTATTGGCCCAGCATGATGTTGCCGGGCTTGATGTCGCGGTGAACGACGCCCCGCTCGTGGGCGTACTGGGCCGCCAGGCACACCTGGCTCCAGGCGGAGAGGAGTCGTCGCCGCGTGTACCGCTGCACCGTCGCCGGGTCGCGCTTGACGAGCCGCTCGATGATGTCCGTCAGCGTGTCGCCGCGAACGCGCTTCATCGTGAAGAACGGCAGCCCATCGGGCCTGACCCCGATGTCGTAGACGGGCACGATGGCGGGATGCTCGAGTTGCCCTTGGAGGCGCGCCTCGTGGTCGAAGCGTCCACGAGCTCGCGGGTTGAGGCGCACCGCGACGGAGCGGAGCTGCTTGAGCGCCACGTCGCGGCCGACAATGGCGTCATGAACCAGCTGAATTTCGCCCATGCCGCCGCTTCCGAGCGTCCGCTTGACGGTGTAGCGCTGCGTCTTCGTGCCCACCGCCGTGGGCTCGTCGAGCTGCACCACCGGCGGCGGGTCCTCCACCGACGGCTCGCGAACGGTCGTCGGAGCGATCCACCCGTCGTCGGCGCCATCGGCGCCGCCGTCGCCGTCGACAACCGTGTCGTCGGGAGGCGCGTCAGAGCGATTCGTCACGGCGCCAGCGTATCGCGATCCTGTCCGCCCATGGGCGCCTACGGGAACGCGGACCGAAAAGCCTTGGCAAAGGTCCGCGCGCGGCCCTCGTCGACGGCGCCGCCTGCGACCCCGCCTTTGCGGAGCGCGCTGCCGACGATGACGCCATCGGCAAACTCCGCGAGAGCCGCGAGGTCGCCGCTGACGGCGCCGCTCGCGACATAGACGAGGGCGTCGGGCGCAGCCTCCCGAACCGTCCGCAGCTTCGCGAGGTCGACCTGGGCGCCAGTCGCCTCGCCGGTGACGAGCACGGCGTCCGCCAGGGCGCGGTCCACGAGCTCTTTGGTCTCGTCGGCAAGCGCGCGCCTCGCGAGCGGCGCCGCGTGCTTGACGTCGACGTCAGCCCAGAGAGCCACGTCGTCGGCGGCGAGAGCGCGACGGAGACGCAAGGTTTCGGCGGCTCGGCCTTCGACGATGCCTTGATCGGTGAGGCGTGCGGCGGTGTGAACGTTGACCCGCACGACGCTGGCACCTACGACGCGAGCGATGGAGAGCGCGGAGGCGACGTCGTTCCGAAGGACGTTGATGCCGATGGCCAAACGGGGCGCCGCTTCGCGCGCCGCAAGCGCGCAGGCGGTCATCGCGCTGACGGTGACGGGCGGCACGGCGCCGGCAAAGAACGGCGCGTCGCCGAAGTTCTCGAGCATCGCCAGGTCGAAGCCTGCCTTGGCGAGCGCGCGCGCATCGCTGCGCGTCTGTTCCAAGATGGCCGCCATCGTCATGCGGCTGCGCGGCGCACCGGGCAGCGGCGGAAGGTGAATGACGCCCACGAGCCGGTGGCGCGGTCGACGCTTCATGATCACTTGCTGGGAGAGGGAGGCAGGAGCGATCCGGGCATCGTCCCGAGGTTGGACAGTGGCCCCGTGAGCCGCACGGCGTAGGACCCGTCGGCCTTCTTCATCGACTTCACCTTGGGATCGAAGTCGAGGAGGCCTCCGCCCTTCCCCGGTTCGCCAAAGATGCTCTTGGTCTTGTCGTTCTTGGTCTTGTAGCTGTCGGCAACCTTCAGCGTGAGGTTGACGTCGGCGATGCTGTCGGTCGCGAGCTCCCGCATCTGAATGCGGCCCTCACCACTCAGCTCAACGTCCTTGCCCGACGCGGCGAGCTTGTTCACGCGCAAGATGCCCTCCTTGGCCTCCGCCTGGAGCGACAGACTGCCGAGGTTCAGCCGCGGCAGGGAGAGCTTTCCCATCTTTCCGAGCGCCAACTCGAAGTCTTTCCCTTTGCCCACCGCAGCTCCCTCGATGTCGAGGGCCACAGCGCCCGACCCCTTGCTCGCTTTTCCCTCCGCCATCGCAAGCCGAACGGTGCCCGAGAGGCGCCCCTCGAGCGGGAGCGAAAGCATCGCTCCGAGCGCCTCCGCTTGCCCGAGTTCGAGGTTCTTGATCTCGACGTCAACCTCTCGGTCCTTTGAGCGCTCCGCGTAGGACCCTTCGATCTTTCCGTCCCAAGCCGAGACGGTGAACGACACGGAGCGATTTCCGACGAGCGCCGAGAGCAGCGAGACGCGCACCTTTGCTTCGTCGACGCGGAGCTCGGCCGGCGGCTTCGTCGAGTCACCGGGCGCGACGAGCAACTTGATGCCCGTGGCCTTGATGCCCGTGAGCCACGACGACGTTACCTCGTCGATGGAGAGCTCTTGCGCGCCGGCGCCCGGCTTCTGGAGCGCGTTGAACTGCGCGACGATGCGCTCCTTGAGCCGGTGATACGGCATGACCCAGGACGCGAAAACAACGAGGCACACGAGGTAGAAGAGCGGGTAGCCCAGCTTCGGAGCGAGCCGTTTCAGCTTCTCTTTCACGGCTTCTTCTCCTCCTTCTTGTCGCCCGGAGGCGCCTTCTCCGGCTCGACGCGATCCCAGGCCGTGACGCCCACCTCGACGTCGTACGAGTCGGGCTCGGCGGTGCGCTTGCGCACGTTGAGGCGCGCGACGCGCAGCGCGTGGCCCTTGCTCTCCAGCGTCTCCAGGAACTTGGAGAGGTTGTACATGCCGGACTTCTTGAAGTGCACCACGGTGGTGCGCTCCGAGTACTTCTTGCCAACGGGAACGGGCTGTCGGTCCTGCGAGTCGGTGACGTCGAGCTTCTGCGCGCGGGCCGTCTGCTCGATGAAGCCGGCCAGCGCCGGCGCCTTGCTCGCGTAACGTTGCATGATCGAGTCGCGGCGACTCTGACGCTCTTTGATGTTCGACCGTGCTGCCTGAATGCCTGCGATGGCCTCGCGTAAGGCGGTGTTGTCGGAGCGGCGCGAAAAGACCAAGACCTGCAGGAAGAGCGGCAACCCGACGACGAGCAAGGCCCCCAAGACGACGCCCAAAATGGTCACGAGCCGTTGCTCGCGGGCGCTGAGCTTTTCGAGCGAGAGCTTGAGGTCCATTACTTGCTCCCCGACGAGGCAGGCGGCGCTGCCTTGTCGTCCTTCTTTTTGCCCTTCACGTCCTCGGGGCACTTGAGGTCGAGCTCCATCACATACTTCTGGCGCTCACCGCCCACCACCTGGGTCGTGCGTGTGATCTTGATGTCGGAGAAACACTTCTCCGACTGCAGCGACGCTTTGATGGACTCGGCGTCGGGAATGGAGCCGACGATGCCTTGAATCATGACGTGGCCCTTTTGCACGTCGAGCTCCTCGATGTCGTGCTTCATCGACTGCGGAATCGCCTCGGAGATCTTCACCATGACGTCAAAGGCGTCGATGCGTGGCATCGGATCGTCGTCGGGCGACGATGTTTGTTGGCCCAAGAGCTCCTGGGCACGCTCGGCGCTCGCGGTCTCTTCGCCGAGGACCTCCTTGGCAACGAGGCCCAGCGCCTCCTCGAGAACGGCTCGGTCGCGCCCTTCGGCGTAGAGCTGCGCGCTCGTGGAGAAGAGGAAGCTTACGAGGAGCGCGGAGCCGAGCCCCGCCAAGACAGGAACCTTCTCGCGCAGCCAACGATAGCCTCGCTCGTAGGTCAGCGGTCCGCGACGCAAGTCGAGGCCGATGGCGCGCCCCTGGAGCCCCATGGCCAGACCCAAGGCCTTCGCGTAGCGCGGAAGCTCCACGAGCTGCGCCTCCGGGAGGCCGGCGAAGTCGATGGCGGGGGCCGTCAGGATGTTCACCGGCAGCTCGAGCTCGGAGGCAAGGAATGACTCGGCGCCCGGCTGGAAGGCGCCACCTCCGCAGAGGATGACGCGCGCCGGCGGCGCGCCGCCGGAGGAGCGGTACGCGGCGAGGGTCGTTCGTACCTCGCGTGCGAGCCGCGGTGCGCTGGCCGGCAGCCCTTCGGTGCCCGCCGACAGCGTGCGCGCGAACTGCGGCTCGGCGGCATGCACCACGAGCAGATCGCTGCTCCGCAGACCAAGGTCGAGGATGACCGTCGGCCGATCGTTCTCAAGGGCCAAAAATGGAATCAGATTCGATAGCGGCAAAGCGCCGACACCCACGCGCTCCGGCTCAACCCCAAGGCCCGCCTTCACAAGGTCGATGCGCGCCTTGACGTCGACGGTGCGCGCGATGGCCGCCAAGACGGGGATCGTTGGCGAGGCCTCGTCCCGCAGGCCTGCCAAGACTCGGTAGTCGAAGACAGCTTCGTCGAGGTCGAAGGGCACCATCGATTCGAGCTCGAACGGCAAGACGCCGGCGAGCTGCTTCTGCACGTTGGCCGGCAAGGTGAGGCCACGAATGGTGGCCTGCACGCCGGGCAAGGACGTGGCACACCCGTCGAAGCCGCCAGCCTTTGGCACCACCGACTCGACGGCCGCCCGCATGAGCGCCGCGACGCGCAACGTCTCGGGCGCGAGCGCCGGGGCAACCCCTGGCGCCGGTGTCGGGCCCGCGAGCGTCGGTTCGTCGAAGGTCGCGAAGGGACCTTGCGCCTCCGCCACGGCCAGCGTCGCCATGCCGAGGACCGCGACCTTGCGGTACGCGGTCTTGATGGCGACCACCTTGATGGCCTCGCTCCCAATATCGATACCAACCCAAACGGACATGTGTCCCCTCAATCAACGCGAAAATAGACGATCTGGCCACCAGTACTGGGCGTCATCGCGGCGGCGATGGCGTCAGGGCTAGTGGGGGATGTGGCAGTGCCGGACGGTTTCGGTGGCGTAGCGGCCCCGAAGGCGCCGGCGGCCGACGCCGTCGACGACGGCGCGGCCGTAAGGCCGGGGGCCTGACGAAAGTCGACGACCGCGTGGACGTTCGATTGCGTCTCGCGCTTGTAGCCCTTAACGACGCCGCGCGCGTAGATCGAGAAGATCTTGCTCTCCGTCGTGACGCTCTTCTGAAAGTCGGCGTCTGACTGGAACTTCACAGGCTTCATTCCAAATCCCGTCAACATCTTCCCGAGGTCCCCTTCCCCCTTCATCGTGTTGACGAACTGCGCAGGCGTCGAAAAGAGTGGGGCGCCCATCGTCACGCCCTGCGCCATGGTGACGCCCGCGAGGAACATGGCCGCCTGGTTGGCGTCGGTGCACATCTCCGCCTGCGGCGCCCCGGCGCACACGATGGCGAGCAACGTCTGGGCGTTCGCCGTGTTGACATTCACGGCGCCCTGCCCCCAGACGGTCATGACGCGCTTCTTGGGCCTGGTCGGCTCGGGATCGATGAAGGTCGCCCAGAAGTCTTGGCTGACGCCCCTCACCATGTTGAGCTCAAGGAGCGAGTCGAAGGGCGCGTTCTTCCGCCGATAGGGCACCGGAAGGACGCTGTAGTAAGAGTCTTCAGGCCCCGCGCCGCCTGATTGCGCGACGTCGCAGTTGAACCCTTGCTCGTCGTTGTCAGCCCAATCGATGAGGGCTCCGCATATCTCGAGCCGCGTGTGGAACTGCCCGCGCGCGTCGCGCTGGTCGAAGAGCGGCGAGTATTGCTGGGGACCGATGAGGCCGATGAGGGCCTTGGCGACGCGAATTCGGGCGATCTCGTTGGAGAACGCCTGGTTGATGTTGATCTTGGCGTCCTCGTCGACGATCACGATCTCGAAGCGGCCCCCGTTCATTCCGAGGTTCTTGCCGAGCGAGAGGTCGATGCCAACGGTCCCGGCAAACCCCTTCGCTGCCTCCGAATCGTTGAAGACACCGAGGAGCTGATCCGAATACTCCCAGAGAGGAATTTGCGGCGGGCTCCGCTTCATGAGCGCGAAGAGGGGCATGATCGACTGCCGCACCGTCGGCTCGGCGGCGATGAGCAGCCTCGACAGGTTAACGGCGCTCCGCGCCATGTATTCGGCTTGAACGGAGTCGCGATCGGAGATGGCCGCCGACACGTCGGTGCTCGTGTCCGTTTGAAACTCCGCGAGCAAGACCGTCAGGACGGCGATGGTTCCAAGGACCATGATCAGAGCCACGCCACGCTCCTCACGGCGCCGAGCTCGGCGCGCGGCCGCGCGCACGGCGACCGGCCGAGTGGCGACCGCGCCAAGCGCTGCGTGTGAGGGGCGGGAGGGACTCATGGTTCTCAGCGCGGGATCGCGAAGGAGAGTGGTTGCTGCATTGGCAGTGTGACGCGTGTCGAGTAGCTCTTGTCGATGCCCGGCGGCGCGTTGGCGAGCACCAACGTGATCTGCACCGCCAGCGGCAGGCGGCCACCTTGCTGCACCGTGTTGGTCGTGTCCCAGGTCTCGACCCACTGACCGGTGAGCGGGTCGAGGTATTTGAGGTCGAAGCGCTCAACGTCCTCAGCAACCACGTTGATCAAGCCGCCCCTCTTGGGCTCCAGATCGATGGGCGCCTGCTCGCGCCGCACCAGGTCCTTCTTCTCCGGCTTGTCGGGGTCGGTCGTGACGAAATAGCCGATCTCGCTCTGATCAGACTCGGGCCGATCGGCCTCCGTCCGCACGTGAGCGAAGGAGGAAAAGTCGACGCGATCGAAATCCATCGAGCTTTGCCCGATGAACGCCGTGATGCGCGTGTTCTGCGCCGCGAGCTGCGGCGCG contains the following coding sequences:
- a CDS encoding type II secretion system protein M, with translation MDLKLSLEKLSAREQRLVTILGVVLGALLVVGLPLFLQVLVFSRRSDNTALREAIAGIQAARSNIKERQSRRDSIMQRYASKAPALAGFIEQTARAQKLDVTDSQDRQPVPVGKKYSERTTVVHFKKSGMYNLSKFLETLESKGHALRVARLNVRKRTAEPDSYDVEVGVTAWDRVEPEKAPPGDKKEEKKP
- a CDS encoding general secretion pathway protein GspK — translated: MALIMVLGTIAVLTVLLAEFQTDTSTDVSAAISDRDSVQAEYMARSAVNLSRLLIAAEPTVRQSIMPLFALMKRSPPQIPLWEYSDQLLGVFNDSEAAKGFAGTVGIDLSLGKNLGMNGGRFEIVIVDEDAKININQAFSNEIARIRVAKALIGLIGPQQYSPLFDQRDARGQFHTRLEICGALIDWADNDEQGFNCDVAQSGGAGPEDSYYSVLPVPYRRKNAPFDSLLELNMVRGVSQDFWATFIDPEPTRPKKRVMTVWGQGAVNVNTANAQTLLAIVCAGAPQAEMCTDANQAAMFLAGVTMAQGVTMGAPLFSTPAQFVNTMKGEGDLGKMLTGFGMKPVKFQSDADFQKSVTTESKIFSIYARGVVKGYKRETQSNVHAVVDFRQAPGLTAAPSSTASAAGAFGAATPPKPSGTATSPTSPDAIAAAMTPSTGGQIVYFRVD
- a CDS encoding BtpA/SgcQ family protein; protein product: MKRRPRHRLVGVIHLPPLPGAPRSRMTMAAILEQTRSDARALAKAGFDLAMLENFGDAPFFAGAVPPVTVSAMTACALAAREAAPRLAIGINVLRNDVASALSIARVVGASVVRVNVHTAARLTDQGIVEGRAAETLRLRRALAADDVALWADVDVKHAAPLARRALADETKELVDRALADAVLVTGEATGAQVDLAKLRTVREAAPDALVYVASGAVSGDLAALAEFADGVIVGSALRKGGVAGGAVDEGRARTFAKAFRSAFP
- a CDS encoding protein kinase encodes the protein MTNRSDAPPDDTVVDGDGGADGADDGWIAPTTVREPSVEDPPPVVQLDEPTAVGTKTQRYTVKRTLGSGGMGEIQLVHDAIVGRDVALKQLRSVAVRLNPRARGRFDHEARLQGQLEHPAIVPVYDIGVRPDGLPFFTMKRVRGDTLTDIIERLVKRDPATVQRYTRRRLLSAWSQVCLAAQYAHERGVVHRDIKPGNIMLGQYGEVYLLDWGIAKVGDVAPVRDQLPSVDELQVSTLSQHTMSGSILGTLRTMSPEQAMGVEVDGRSDVYALGAVLFELLTLQVLHGRGTEYEVLWRIVEGIDARPSKRAPEVEVPPELEDLCVAATRRSPGERIQTARELHERIEAYLDGDRDLEGRKASSKKHAEEAQAELERIIAADSANAIVGESSDERTRRAHALREVGKALALDPENRTALRTLVGLLTNPPRHVPPEVLAEQAAMWRKHLRRAGIAGGIVYGYISVNAVFTAALGVHDWKIFLAAHTLWGGALVGSIVTILRPSYVPLFVTFLFGVGASLWVTGVYGPHLMVPSFLTMHASLYAMVRYGWLRAVILSLAALAWTFSVFGEMLGLFPDVVQYANGGIFIRSPVIDFPETMTTAYLYAAVLAMILFPAVVIGYLRGSYHAADEQMRLQAWQLRQLVPDQAHETMRPTTTTDG
- a CDS encoding general secretion pathway protein GspL; its protein translation is MSVWVGIDIGSEAIKVVAIKTAYRKVAVLGMATLAVAEAQGPFATFDEPTLAGPTPAPGVAPALAPETLRVAALMRAAVESVVPKAGGFDGCATSLPGVQATIRGLTLPANVQKQLAGVLPFELESMVPFDLDEAVFDYRVLAGLRDEASPTIPVLAAIARTVDVKARIDLVKAGLGVEPERVGVGALPLSNLIPFLALENDRPTVILDLGLRSSDLLVVHAAEPQFARTLSAGTEGLPASAPRLAREVRTTLAAYRSSGGAPPARVILCGGGAFQPGAESFLASELELPVNILTAPAIDFAGLPEAQLVELPRYAKALGLAMGLQGRAIGLDLRRGPLTYERGYRWLREKVPVLAGLGSALLVSFLFSTSAQLYAEGRDRAVLEEALGLVAKEVLGEETASAERAQELLGQQTSSPDDDPMPRIDAFDVMVKISEAIPQSMKHDIEELDVQKGHVMIQGIVGSIPDAESIKASLQSEKCFSDIKITRTTQVVGGERQKYVMELDLKCPEDVKGKKKDDKAAPPASSGSK
- the gspN gene encoding type II secretion system protein GspN produces the protein MKEKLKRLAPKLGYPLFYLVCLVVFASWVMPYHRLKERIVAQFNALQKPGAGAQELSIDEVTSSWLTGIKATGIKLLVAPGDSTKPPAELRVDEAKVRVSLLSALVGNRSVSFTVSAWDGKIEGSYAERSKDREVDVEIKNLELGQAEALGAMLSLPLEGRLSGTVRLAMAEGKASKGSGAVALDIEGAAVGKGKDFELALGKMGKLSLPRLNLGSLSLQAEAKEGILRVNKLAASGKDVELSGEGRIQMRELATDSIADVNLTLKVADSYKTKNDKTKSIFGEPGKGGGLLDFDPKVKSMKKADGSYAVRLTGPLSNLGTMPGSLLPPSPSK
- a CDS encoding prepilin-type N-terminal cleavage/methylation domain-containing protein, encoding MERGEEGARLHHRPVRDQSATRGLHLRRRRSQRGGERDPRQRRRRSARQRRAGARRWSDQVRPEASTAERARRARHVWRRRARGMTLLEIIVSMAILAMISLLIYGAFDSLSRGKKGESMRAERARQARGALLRMTRELSSAFLSMHAPQLAAQNTRITAFIGQSSMDFDRVDFSSFAHVRTEADRPESDQSEIGYFVTTDPDKPEKKDLVRREQAPIDLEPKRGGLINVVAEDVERFDLKYLDPLTGQWVETWDTTNTVQQGGRLPLAVQITLVLANAPPGIDKSYSTRVTLPMQQPLSFAIPR